A single Micromonospora sp. CCTCC AA 2012012 DNA region contains:
- a CDS encoding YhjD/YihY/BrkB family envelope integrity protein codes for MGGAWQRTKRITSAAFRPVRGRDLSLHAAAITFYGAIAVVPVALLAIWMTGLLAGDDRVRRLTSYAIDTLPTDIGANRAVAALVTAGLGLTPLLALASLLPASLYGEGLRRAFVSVAEPHSESGALVGWRGRLLLLPLLAPAPALLLSVLLALPVTTHLVQQGGWLGALGVVLSFLATWLVLTPVLMWVFRVVGPASPDWLSTLGMGSFTAANLSGFLHGFVLFCSLPLNLGVPFGGFTEIGGGVAVLLWLYLFHVIVLAGYSATLALSRWRAARAAARP; via the coding sequence ATGGGCGGAGCATGGCAGCGGACGAAGCGGATCACGAGTGCCGCGTTCCGGCCGGTACGGGGCCGGGACCTGTCGCTGCACGCCGCCGCGATCACCTTCTACGGGGCGATCGCCGTGGTGCCGGTGGCGCTGCTGGCGATCTGGATGACCGGGCTGCTGGCCGGGGACGACCGGGTCCGGCGGCTCACCTCGTACGCCATCGACACGCTGCCCACCGACATCGGTGCGAACCGGGCGGTGGCCGCGCTGGTCACGGCCGGGCTGGGGTTGACCCCGCTGCTGGCGCTGGCGTCGCTGCTGCCGGCCTCGCTGTACGGGGAGGGGCTGCGCCGGGCCTTCGTCTCGGTGGCCGAGCCGCACAGCGAGTCGGGGGCCCTGGTGGGCTGGCGCGGACGGCTGCTGCTGCTGCCGCTGCTCGCCCCCGCCCCGGCCCTGCTGCTGTCGGTGCTGCTGGCGCTGCCGGTCACCACCCACCTGGTCCAACAGGGCGGCTGGCTCGGCGCGCTCGGCGTGGTGCTCTCCTTCCTGGCCACCTGGCTGGTGCTGACGCCGGTGCTGATGTGGGTGTTCCGGGTGGTCGGCCCGGCCTCGCCGGACTGGCTCTCGACGCTGGGCATGGGCTCGTTCACGGCGGCGAACCTCTCCGGCTTCCTGCACGGTTTCGTGCTCTTCTGCTCCCTGCCGCTGAACCTGGGGGTGCCGTTCGGCGGCTTCACCGAGATCGGCGGCGGGGTGGCCGTCCTGCTCTGGCTCTATCTGTTCCACGTGATCGTGCTGGCCGGCTACTCGGCCACCCTCGCCCTCTCCCGCTGGCGCGCCGCCCGCGCCGCCGCCCGCCCCTGA
- a CDS encoding phytoene desaturase family protein translates to MSEASELPARTDVVIVGSGHNGLVSAILLARAGLDVLVLEAADVIGGATRTENPFPKVPALRHSTGSYLLGLMPPELLATLDVRIPVLRRDPHYFLPTPGGPGAPYLLMGSDHAATRRQLTEFFSPADVAADDAMQAELAQLREDLAPAWLAEPLSVEETAERYVRPALRQVFVDLVRGSVADHLARFDFRSELLVSMYAVTDGLSGLNAGPDDPGTGHNFLVHNMCRLPGSDGTWMIAEGGMGTVSRTFAEAARAAGATILTGTPVTGITLDGGAAGGVRLADGREVGASVVLGACDPYRLMELLPDGALPAPLRERMAAVRRTGTTLKLNLALTGLPRFGCLPADAPSPFGSTIHLLPGSASLVGAGGESPMAALRAMWADVQAGRLPAEPTIEWYLHTTVDPSLSDPAGHHSSALFVQSVPYELAGTTWDAALPGYVETLIGICERYAPGTADLIADAVPLPPPGIEAHFGITGGHIHHVDNTVSFTDRMPYATGVDGVYAGSAGCHPAGSVIGAAGHNAARRILADLGR, encoded by the coding sequence ATGAGCGAAGCGAGTGAGCTGCCCGCCCGCACCGACGTGGTGATCGTCGGGTCCGGGCACAACGGTCTGGTCTCCGCGATCCTGCTGGCCCGCGCCGGCCTCGACGTGCTGGTGCTGGAGGCGGCCGACGTCATCGGCGGGGCCACCCGCACCGAGAACCCGTTCCCGAAGGTGCCGGCGCTGCGCCACTCCACCGGGTCGTACCTGCTCGGGCTGATGCCGCCCGAACTGCTCGCCACGCTCGACGTCCGCATCCCGGTGCTGCGCCGCGACCCGCACTACTTCCTGCCCACCCCGGGCGGCCCCGGCGCGCCGTACCTGTTGATGGGGAGCGACCACGCGGCCACCCGGCGGCAGCTCACCGAGTTCTTCTCCCCCGCCGACGTGGCCGCCGACGACGCCATGCAGGCCGAGCTGGCCCAGCTCCGCGAGGACCTGGCGCCGGCCTGGCTGGCCGAGCCGCTGTCGGTGGAGGAAACCGCCGAACGGTACGTCCGGCCCGCGCTGCGGCAGGTCTTCGTCGACCTGGTCCGCGGCTCGGTCGCCGACCACCTGGCCCGCTTCGACTTCCGCTCCGAGCTGCTGGTCAGCATGTACGCCGTCACCGACGGCCTCTCCGGGCTCAACGCCGGCCCCGACGACCCGGGCACCGGGCACAACTTCCTGGTGCACAACATGTGCCGGCTGCCCGGCTCGGACGGCACCTGGATGATCGCCGAGGGCGGCATGGGCACCGTCTCCCGGACCTTCGCCGAGGCCGCCCGCGCCGCCGGGGCGACCATCCTCACCGGTACGCCGGTCACCGGCATCACCCTCGACGGCGGCGCGGCCGGCGGGGTCCGGCTGGCAGATGGAAGGGAAGTCGGCGCGTCGGTGGTGCTCGGGGCCTGCGACCCGTACCGGTTGATGGAGCTGCTGCCCGACGGCGCGCTGCCGGCGCCGCTGCGCGAGCGGATGGCGGCGGTCCGCCGCACCGGCACCACGCTCAAGCTCAACCTGGCGCTGACCGGGCTGCCCCGCTTCGGCTGCCTGCCGGCGGACGCGCCGAGCCCGTTCGGCTCCACGATCCACCTGCTGCCCGGCTCGGCGTCGCTGGTCGGGGCGGGCGGCGAGTCGCCGATGGCGGCGCTGCGTGCCATGTGGGCGGACGTGCAGGCCGGCCGGCTGCCGGCGGAGCCGACCATCGAGTGGTATCTGCACACCACCGTCGACCCGTCGCTGTCGGACCCGGCCGGGCACCACTCGTCGGCGCTCTTCGTCCAGTCGGTCCCCTACGAGCTGGCCGGCACCACCTGGGACGCGGCGCTGCCCGGCTACGTCGAGACGCTGATCGGGATCTGCGAACGCTACGCCCCCGGCACCGCCGACCTCATCGCCGACGCGGTGCCGCTCCCGCCGCCCGGGATCGAGGCGCACTTCGGCATCACCGGCGGGCACATCCACCACGTCGACAACACCGTCAGCTTCACCGACCGCATGCCGTATGCGACCGGCGTCGACGGCGTCTACGCCGGCAGCGCGGGCTGCCACCCGGCCGGCAGTGTCATCGGCGCCGCCGGCCACAACGCCGCCCGCCGCATCCTCGCCGACCTGGGCCGGTAG
- a CDS encoding TMEM175 family protein → MARDASRVEAFSDAVIAIVLTLMAVELLQFSPDAPNGHGLAAALAHEWRSYLAYVITFGIVGQVWLTHHNMWRYVCRVDQMLLVLNLLLLMFVAAIPFTANLLSDNLRGAAVEQRLSAALYVGTVLGEALFFNLSWWWARRRGLLHPDLDPRLAKAVARRFLLGPLLYLVAFAVVFVDPILSLLAYLLLIALYLIRGPGDLPPAGREAAEPG, encoded by the coding sequence ATGGCCCGGGACGCCTCGCGGGTGGAGGCGTTCAGCGACGCGGTGATCGCCATCGTGCTGACGTTGATGGCGGTCGAGCTGCTCCAGTTCAGCCCGGACGCCCCGAACGGGCACGGGCTCGCGGCTGCGCTGGCCCACGAGTGGCGGTCCTACCTGGCGTACGTCATCACGTTCGGGATCGTCGGGCAGGTCTGGCTGACCCACCACAACATGTGGCGGTACGTCTGCCGGGTCGACCAGATGCTGCTCGTGCTGAACCTGCTGCTGCTGATGTTCGTGGCGGCCATCCCGTTCACCGCGAACCTGCTGTCGGACAATCTGCGCGGCGCGGCCGTCGAACAGCGGCTGAGCGCCGCGCTCTATGTCGGCACGGTGCTCGGTGAGGCGCTGTTCTTCAACCTGAGCTGGTGGTGGGCACGCCGGCGCGGCCTGCTGCACCCGGATCTGGACCCTCGGCTGGCGAAGGCGGTGGCCCGCCGGTTCCTGCTCGGGCCGCTGCTCTATCTGGTCGCCTTCGCGGTGGTCTTCGTCGACCCGATCCTGAGTCTGCTGGCCTACCTGTTGCTGATCGCGCTCTATCTGATCCGGGGCCCCGGCGACCTCCCACCCGCGGGGCGGGAGGCCGCCGAGCCGGGGTGA
- a CDS encoding Rieske 2Fe-2S domain-containing protein, with product MRVTGTGHASMRIDTAAGSILCDPWVNPAYFASWFPFPDNSLLDWETLGQVDYLYVSHLHRDHFDAKHLRDFVSKDATVLLPEFPTSEMEDELRELGFTKFLKAPNEQVVELPGGLKIMIQALTSPTDGPIGDSSLWVEYDGVRLLNQNDARPTDLTVFAELGHVHAHLLQFSGAIWYPMVYELPQSAKTAFGKQKRDRQFDRTWRYIDDLKADHVFPIAGPPCFLDDALWQFNDIHGDEGNIFPDQSVFLSEYAKVGGTNGIVLLPGSVAEVTTEGATTTHPVPVEEFFANKVAHLEEMRERKRPVIEAEKASWRHPEVDVLAGMKRRIEPLLDESIYLAKGVGGPVRFDLVGYDGESVESIVVDFPGKEVRPYADEKVRYRFRTERALIEHLLHIEEVDWVNSLFLSCRFSAARIGQYNEFVYAFFKCLSEERLQYAEGWYDEHERAVDAEDITLDGWVVQRRCPHLKADLSRFGIVDGDQLTCQLHGWKFDLPSGRCLTSVGHKVRAHRVDADTPAPAGEAVS from the coding sequence GTGCGAGTGACCGGTACGGGGCATGCCAGCATGCGGATCGACACGGCCGCGGGCAGCATCCTGTGCGACCCGTGGGTCAATCCGGCCTACTTCGCCTCGTGGTTCCCGTTCCCCGACAATTCGCTGCTCGACTGGGAGACCCTGGGTCAGGTCGACTACCTTTACGTGTCGCACCTGCACCGGGACCACTTCGACGCCAAGCACCTGCGCGACTTCGTCTCGAAGGACGCCACCGTCCTGCTGCCCGAGTTCCCCACCTCGGAGATGGAGGACGAGCTGCGGGAGCTGGGCTTCACGAAGTTCCTCAAGGCCCCGAACGAGCAGGTCGTGGAGCTGCCCGGCGGCCTGAAGATCATGATTCAGGCGTTGACCAGCCCGACCGACGGCCCGATCGGTGACTCCTCCCTCTGGGTGGAGTACGACGGCGTCCGGCTGCTCAACCAGAACGACGCCCGCCCCACCGACCTGACCGTCTTCGCCGAGCTGGGTCACGTGCACGCGCACCTGCTCCAGTTCTCCGGCGCGATCTGGTACCCGATGGTCTACGAGCTGCCGCAGTCGGCGAAGACCGCGTTCGGCAAGCAGAAGCGGGATCGGCAGTTCGACCGCACCTGGCGCTACATCGACGACCTGAAGGCCGACCACGTCTTCCCGATCGCCGGCCCGCCGTGCTTCCTCGACGACGCGTTGTGGCAGTTCAACGACATCCACGGCGACGAGGGCAACATCTTCCCCGACCAGTCGGTCTTCCTGTCCGAGTACGCGAAGGTCGGCGGCACCAACGGCATCGTGCTGCTGCCCGGCAGCGTCGCGGAGGTGACCACCGAGGGCGCGACCACCACCCACCCGGTGCCGGTCGAGGAGTTCTTCGCGAACAAGGTCGCCCACCTGGAGGAGATGCGGGAGCGCAAGCGTCCCGTGATCGAGGCGGAGAAGGCGTCCTGGCGGCACCCCGAGGTGGACGTGCTCGCCGGGATGAAGCGCCGGATCGAGCCGCTGCTCGACGAGTCCATCTATCTGGCCAAGGGCGTCGGCGGCCCGGTCCGCTTCGACCTGGTCGGCTACGACGGCGAGAGCGTCGAATCCATCGTGGTGGACTTCCCGGGCAAGGAGGTCCGGCCGTACGCGGACGAGAAGGTGCGCTACCGGTTCCGTACCGAGCGGGCGCTGATCGAGCACCTGCTGCACATCGAAGAGGTGGACTGGGTCAACTCGCTCTTCCTCTCCTGCCGGTTCTCCGCCGCCCGGATCGGCCAGTACAACGAGTTCGTCTACGCCTTCTTCAAGTGCCTCTCCGAGGAGCGCCTCCAGTACGCCGAGGGCTGGTACGACGAGCACGAGCGGGCCGTCGACGCCGAGGACATCACCCTGGACGGATGGGTGGTGCAGCGCCGCTGCCCGCACCTGAAGGCCGACCTGAGCCGCTTCGGCATCGTCGACGGCGACCAGCTCACCTGCCAGCTGCACGGCTGGAAATTCGATCTGCCCAGCGGGCGCTGCCTGACCAGCGTCGGCCACAAGGTCCGCGCCCACCGGGTCGACGCCGACACCCCCGCCCCGGCCGGCGAGGCGGTCAGCTGA
- a CDS encoding DUF2631 domain-containing protein, producing MAGSEPVTAPDQHKPGHRKSGRIGAVLSAVVLVVMALCGNHEGKVEDIWLIGIALVLLAIVIGDSVLRRNGLRS from the coding sequence GTGGCAGGAAGCGAGCCGGTAACCGCGCCAGATCAGCACAAGCCCGGGCACCGCAAGTCGGGGCGGATCGGTGCGGTGCTCTCGGCGGTGGTCTTGGTAGTGATGGCGCTCTGCGGCAATCACGAAGGCAAGGTCGAGGACATCTGGCTCATCGGGATCGCCCTGGTGCTGCTCGCCATCGTCATCGGCGACTCGGTGCTGCGCCGCAACGGCCTGCGGTCCTGA
- a CDS encoding DivIVA domain-containing protein — MASQGQRFRRKALRRGYKVDEVDAFLDRVEATLDGQPIGAPVASQEVHDVVFRVRFNGYDEWQVDLHLDRVERQLAELEERGAPTGARGGDPRMADRLGPPMRDERGLSPVPQPPMPPRPMPAQAGPPADRYGRYDEPTGAFAGGYDAPRGGYDAPRGPAGPGPMGHGGPVGHAGPPPSRGLPQGPSGYGAQDDPRYGPQDDPRYGAQDDPRYGGQDEPRFDGFEAGRHGRTDMTAEIRMPDRDLRDPRGRGPAGPPALPQQGMGPGLSGPPMGGPGVGGPPMVGPPMAGPPGSDLYRVDQIRRSFQVRRFGSGYDPDQVDRFFETLLGGMQGRNPMPVNPKDLDTLRFPLVPGGYFEAEVDAALKDVQDILFGR, encoded by the coding sequence GTGGCGAGTCAGGGTCAGCGTTTCCGGCGTAAGGCGCTCCGCCGGGGATACAAGGTCGACGAGGTCGACGCCTTCCTGGACCGGGTCGAGGCGACCCTCGACGGTCAGCCGATCGGCGCGCCCGTGGCCTCCCAGGAGGTGCACGACGTCGTCTTCCGGGTCCGCTTCAACGGTTACGACGAGTGGCAGGTCGACCTGCACCTCGACCGGGTCGAGCGGCAGCTGGCCGAGCTGGAGGAGCGCGGTGCCCCCACCGGCGCACGCGGTGGCGACCCCCGGATGGCGGACCGGCTCGGCCCGCCCATGCGGGACGAGCGTGGCCTGTCGCCGGTGCCGCAGCCGCCGATGCCGCCCCGGCCGATGCCGGCGCAGGCCGGCCCGCCCGCCGACCGCTACGGCCGCTACGACGAGCCGACCGGTGCCTTCGCCGGTGGGTACGACGCCCCCCGTGGCGGGTACGACGCGCCGCGCGGCCCGGCCGGTCCCGGCCCGATGGGCCACGGCGGTCCGGTGGGCCACGCCGGTCCGCCCCCGTCGCGCGGCCTGCCCCAGGGTCCGTCCGGCTACGGCGCCCAGGACGATCCCCGCTACGGCCCGCAGGACGACCCGCGCTACGGGGCCCAGGACGACCCGCGCTACGGCGGGCAGGACGAGCCGCGCTTCGACGGGTTCGAGGCCGGCCGGCACGGCCGTACCGACATGACCGCCGAGATCCGGATGCCCGACCGGGATCTGCGCGACCCGCGGGGGCGTGGCCCGGCCGGTCCGCCGGCGCTGCCGCAGCAGGGGATGGGGCCGGGGCTGTCCGGCCCGCCGATGGGTGGCCCCGGTGTCGGTGGCCCGCCCATGGTCGGCCCGCCGATGGCCGGCCCGCCCGGCAGCGACCTCTACCGGGTCGACCAGATCCGACGCAGCTTCCAGGTGCGGCGCTTCGGCAGCGGATACGACCCGGACCAGGTCGACCGCTTCTTCGAGACGCTGCTCGGCGGGATGCAGGGGCGCAACCCGATGCCGGTGAACCCGAAGGACCTGGACACCCTGCGCTTCCCCCTGGTGCCCGGTGGCTACTTCGAGGCCGAGGTCGACGCCGCGCTCAAGGACGTGCAGGACATCCTCTTCGGCCGCTGA
- the rlmN gene encoding 23S rRNA (adenine(2503)-C(2))-methyltransferase RlmN, whose protein sequence is MTSLPLISVDPDARGRRPAMPPRHLADLDLPGRQALATELGEPAFRAKQISHHYFGRLVRDAAQMTDLPAATREKLAGALLPTLLTPVRELACDDGATRKALWRLHDGSLVESVLMGYPDRVTVCISSQAGCGMACPFCATGQAGLTRNLSTAEIVDQAVYLAGVAASGAVAGSPPRLSHVVFMGMGEPLANYSRVVAAIRRLVTPAPEGLGLSQRHITVSTVGLVPAIRRLASEDLSVTLALSLHAPDDELRDELVPVNQRWKVSEVLDAAWDYAATTGRRVSIEYAMIKDVNDQPWRADLLGRLLAGKLAHVNLIPLNPTPGSRWDASPKPVEREFVRRLRDAGVSTTVRDTRGREIDGACGQLAAAEDRDTDAPREATA, encoded by the coding sequence ATGACGAGCCTCCCCCTGATCTCCGTAGACCCCGACGCCCGCGGCCGCCGGCCGGCGATGCCGCCGCGGCACCTCGCCGACCTGGACCTGCCGGGTCGGCAGGCGCTCGCCACCGAGCTGGGCGAGCCGGCGTTCCGTGCCAAGCAGATCTCCCACCACTACTTCGGCCGGCTGGTGCGCGACGCCGCCCAGATGACCGACCTGCCGGCGGCCACCCGCGAGAAGCTCGCCGGCGCGCTGCTGCCCACCCTGCTCACCCCGGTACGCGAGCTGGCCTGCGACGACGGCGCCACCCGCAAGGCGCTCTGGCGGCTGCACGACGGCTCGCTGGTGGAGAGCGTGCTGATGGGCTACCCGGACCGGGTCACCGTCTGCATCTCCAGCCAGGCCGGCTGCGGCATGGCCTGCCCGTTCTGCGCCACCGGCCAGGCCGGGCTGACCCGCAACCTCTCCACCGCGGAGATCGTCGACCAGGCCGTCTACCTCGCCGGGGTGGCCGCCTCCGGTGCCGTCGCCGGCTCCCCGCCGCGGCTGTCGCACGTCGTCTTCATGGGCATGGGCGAGCCGCTCGCCAACTACTCCCGGGTGGTCGCGGCGATCCGGCGGCTCGTCACGCCGGCCCCCGAGGGGCTCGGCCTGTCGCAGCGCCACATCACCGTTTCCACGGTGGGGCTGGTGCCGGCCATCCGCCGACTGGCCAGCGAAGACCTCTCAGTGACCCTTGCGTTGTCGCTGCACGCCCCCGATGATGAGCTTCGCGACGAACTCGTCCCGGTCAACCAGCGCTGGAAGGTGTCCGAGGTGCTGGACGCGGCATGGGACTACGCCGCCACGACGGGGCGTCGCGTGTCGATCGAGTACGCGATGATCAAGGACGTGAACGACCAGCCGTGGAGAGCCGATCTGCTCGGGCGGCTGCTGGCCGGCAAGCTGGCCCACGTGAACCTCATCCCGCTCAACCCGACTCCGGGCAGCCGTTGGGACGCCAGCCCGAAGCCGGTCGAGCGGGAGTTCGTCCGGCGGTTGCGCGACGCCGGGGTGTCGACCACCGTGCGGGACACCCGGGGACGCGAGATCGACGGCGCGTGTGGGCAGCTCGCCGCCGCCGAGGACAGGGACACCGATGCGCCGCGCGAGGCAACGGCGTGA
- a CDS encoding phosphatidate cytidylyltransferase has protein sequence MSHPDPYGAADPRGWDRPDRPPALPWPETDLEPGPRRRPGGNPEAYAEPHRRPRPTVDPYAEPYARPDVDRHEPARAGRPAPYTGQLGGPDERPGAYDERAGRVDGRSGRDRDDHDEPGRDDEYPTAQLAPVRADAAPDPEPAAPAGRRARGRRRASADRPPTLQAAPSRAGRNLPAAIGVGLGLGAVILVPLFFYPLAFLGVIAAAVAVGTWEMARAVRRSGAHPPLVPLIAGGVLTVGLAWFAGPDALSLGLLVTVLGTMIWRLGDGPGNYQRDLTAATLIAVYVPFLAGFAAMLAAAPGDGRLRVLATLVAVVLSDTGGYAAGVSFGKHPMAPSISPKKSWEGFAGSVTAAAVGSAVLIWLFFDVAPWWGALFGVAVSCAAVLGDLAESMIKRDLGVKDMSNLLPGHGGLMDRLDSILFAVPTAYLLLAVFAPLAG, from the coding sequence ATGTCCCACCCCGACCCCTACGGCGCCGCCGATCCCCGAGGCTGGGACCGGCCGGACCGCCCGCCCGCGCTGCCCTGGCCGGAGACCGACCTGGAGCCGGGTCCGCGGCGGCGGCCGGGCGGCAACCCTGAGGCGTACGCCGAGCCGCACCGCCGGCCCCGGCCGACGGTGGACCCGTACGCCGAGCCGTACGCCCGACCCGACGTCGACCGGCACGAGCCGGCCCGCGCCGGCCGCCCCGCCCCGTACACCGGGCAGCTCGGCGGCCCCGACGAGCGCCCCGGCGCGTACGACGAGCGCGCCGGCCGGGTCGACGGCCGTTCCGGACGCGACCGGGACGACCACGACGAACCCGGTCGGGACGACGAGTACCCGACGGCGCAGCTCGCGCCGGTGCGGGCCGACGCGGCGCCCGACCCGGAGCCGGCGGCCCCGGCGGGACGGCGGGCCCGGGGGCGTCGCCGGGCCAGCGCCGACCGGCCGCCCACCCTGCAGGCCGCGCCCAGCCGCGCCGGGCGGAACCTGCCGGCCGCGATCGGGGTGGGGCTGGGCCTCGGCGCGGTGATCCTGGTGCCGCTCTTCTTCTATCCGCTGGCGTTCCTCGGGGTGATCGCCGCCGCCGTGGCGGTCGGCACCTGGGAGATGGCCCGGGCGGTACGCCGCAGCGGCGCGCACCCGCCGCTGGTGCCGCTGATCGCCGGTGGCGTGCTCACCGTCGGGCTGGCCTGGTTCGCCGGCCCGGACGCGCTGAGCCTGGGCCTGCTGGTGACCGTGCTCGGCACGATGATCTGGCGGCTCGGCGACGGCCCCGGCAACTACCAGCGGGACCTGACCGCGGCCACCCTGATCGCCGTCTACGTGCCCTTCCTGGCCGGCTTCGCGGCGATGCTGGCCGCGGCGCCGGGGGACGGGCGGCTGCGGGTCCTGGCGACCCTCGTCGCGGTGGTCCTCTCCGACACCGGCGGGTACGCGGCCGGCGTCTCCTTCGGCAAGCACCCGATGGCCCCGTCGATCAGCCCGAAGAAGTCCTGGGAGGGCTTCGCCGGGTCGGTGACCGCGGCGGCGGTCGGCAGCGCGGTGCTGATCTGGCTCTTCTTCGACGTGGCTCCCTGGTGGGGTGCGCTCTTCGGGGTGGCGGTCTCCTGCGCGGCGGTCCTCGGCGACCTCGCCGAGTCGATGATCAAGCGGGATCTGGGCGTGAAGGACATGAGCAACCTGCTGCCGGGTCACGGTGGCCTGATGGACCGGCTGGACTCGATCCTCTTCGCGGTCCCCACGGCCTACCTGCTGCTCGCCGTCTTCGCCCCGCTGGCGGGTTGA
- the frr gene encoding ribosome recycling factor: MIDDTLLEAEEKMERAIEHAKEEFGAIRTGRANAAMFSKVIIDYYGTPTPLPQMASIGVPEPRMVIIKPYDNSQINAMEKAIRDSDLGVNPNNEGNQLRILLPQMTEERRREMIKVARHKGEEAKVAVRNIRRKGKEELDRLVKDGEVGEDEGRRAEKELDDLTQRFVSGVDELVKHKETELLEV; this comes from the coding sequence GTGATCGACGACACCCTCCTCGAGGCCGAGGAGAAGATGGAGCGTGCCATCGAGCACGCCAAGGAGGAGTTCGGCGCCATCCGCACCGGTCGCGCCAACGCCGCCATGTTCTCCAAGGTCATCATCGACTACTACGGCACCCCGACCCCGCTGCCCCAGATGGCGTCCATCGGCGTCCCCGAGCCGCGCATGGTGATCATCAAGCCGTACGACAACTCGCAGATCAACGCCATGGAGAAGGCGATCCGCGACTCGGACCTCGGCGTGAACCCGAACAACGAGGGCAACCAGCTGCGCATCCTGCTCCCGCAGATGACCGAGGAGCGGCGCCGCGAGATGATCAAGGTGGCCCGGCACAAGGGTGAGGAGGCCAAGGTGGCCGTCCGCAACATCCGTCGCAAGGGCAAGGAAGAGCTGGACCGTCTGGTCAAGGACGGCGAGGTCGGCGAGGACGAGGGCCGCCGCGCCGAGAAGGAGCTGGACGACCTGACCCAGCGCTTCGTCTCCGGTGTCGACGAGCTGGTCAAGCACAAGGAAACCGAGCTGCTCGAGGTCTGA
- the pyrH gene encoding UMP kinase has protein sequence MTQVVSDRSLAADDPTAPPPGRARRVVLKLSGEVFGGGAIGVDPDVVQAIARQIATVVRRGVQVSVVVGGGNFFRGAELQKRGMDRARADYMGMLGTVMNCLALQDFLEKEGIETRVQSAITMAQVAEPYIPLRAIRHLEKGRVVIFGAGAGMPYFSTDTVAAQRALEIRADVVLMSKNGVDAVYTADPRIDPTASKLDSITFSEVLRRNLRVADAAAFSLCMENGLPMLVFGAQGDDTIVRAVSGEKIGTLITA, from the coding sequence ATGACGCAGGTTGTGAGTGACCGGAGCCTGGCGGCGGATGATCCGACCGCCCCGCCGCCCGGGCGGGCTCGTCGGGTGGTGCTGAAGCTCTCCGGCGAGGTCTTCGGCGGCGGCGCGATCGGCGTCGACCCCGATGTCGTCCAGGCCATCGCCCGGCAGATCGCCACCGTGGTCCGCCGCGGCGTGCAGGTCTCCGTGGTGGTCGGCGGCGGCAACTTCTTCCGCGGCGCGGAGCTGCAGAAGCGCGGCATGGACCGGGCCCGGGCCGACTACATGGGCATGCTCGGCACGGTGATGAACTGCCTGGCGCTCCAGGACTTCCTGGAGAAGGAGGGCATCGAGACCCGGGTGCAGAGCGCGATCACCATGGCCCAGGTCGCCGAGCCGTACATCCCGCTGCGGGCGATCCGGCACCTGGAGAAGGGCCGCGTGGTCATCTTCGGCGCCGGTGCCGGCATGCCGTACTTCTCCACCGACACGGTGGCCGCCCAGCGGGCGCTGGAGATCCGCGCCGACGTGGTGCTGATGAGCAAGAACGGCGTGGACGCCGTCTACACCGCCGATCCCCGGATCGACCCGACGGCCAGCAAGCTCGACTCGATCACCTTCTCCGAGGTGCTGCGCCGCAACCTGCGGGTGGCCGACGCGGCGGCGTTCAGCCTCTGCATGGAGAACGGCCTGCCGATGCTGGTCTTCGGCGCGCAGGGCGACGACACCATCGTCCGCGCCGTCAGTGGCGAGAAGATCGGCACCCTGATCACCGCCTGA
- the tsf gene encoding translation elongation factor Ts, which yields MSNFTAADVKKLRDLTGAGMMDSKKALTEAEGDFDKAIEILRVKGAKDVGKRAGRTAANGLVAHSGKALLELNCETDFVAKNDAFIALAQQLVEHGERSGAGTAEELLASSIDGKPVADLIQEQSAKIGEKLVLNRFAKLDGTTAVYLHRKSQDLPPAVGVLVEYAGKTDEAGDADARAVAMQIAAMRPKYLTRDEVPAEVVESERRIAEQTAREENKPEAALPKIVEGRVNSFFKDYVLVEQASVADNKKTVKQVLADAGIEVTRFLRFEVGQA from the coding sequence ATGTCCAACTTCACCGCCGCGGACGTCAAGAAGCTCCGCGACCTCACCGGCGCCGGCATGATGGACTCCAAGAAGGCGCTGACCGAGGCTGAGGGCGACTTCGACAAGGCCATCGAGATCCTGCGCGTCAAGGGCGCCAAGGACGTCGGCAAGCGGGCCGGCCGTACCGCCGCCAACGGCCTGGTCGCGCACTCCGGCAAGGCGCTGCTCGAGCTCAACTGCGAGACCGACTTCGTCGCCAAGAACGACGCCTTCATCGCCCTGGCCCAGCAGCTCGTCGAGCACGGCGAGCGCAGCGGCGCCGGCACCGCCGAGGAGCTGCTGGCCAGCTCGATCGACGGCAAGCCGGTCGCCGACCTGATCCAGGAGCAGTCCGCCAAGATCGGCGAGAAGCTGGTGCTGAACCGCTTCGCCAAGCTGGACGGCACCACCGCGGTCTACCTGCACCGCAAGAGCCAGGACCTGCCGCCCGCCGTCGGCGTGCTGGTGGAGTACGCCGGCAAGACCGACGAGGCCGGCGACGCCGACGCCCGCGCCGTGGCCATGCAGATCGCCGCGATGCGGCCGAAGTACCTCACCCGTGACGAGGTGCCGGCCGAGGTCGTCGAGTCCGAGCGGCGCATCGCCGAGCAGACCGCCCGCGAGGAAAACAAGCCCGAGGCGGCGCTGCCGAAGATCGTCGAGGGCCGGGTGAACTCCTTCTTCAAGGACTACGTCCTGGTCGAGCAGGCGTCGGTCGCCGACAACAAGAAGACGGTGAAGCAGGTGCTGGCCGACGCCGGCATCGAGGTCACCCGCTTCCTGCGGTTCGAGGTCGGCCAGGCCTGA